The following proteins are co-located in the Methanofastidiosum sp. genome:
- a CDS encoding DUF2281 domain-containing protein: protein MNEVDIQSKFQSLSPELKKEVLDYIDFLISRNKNKKQKTKKLTFEWQGKLSDLKEEFTSVELQHKALEWR, encoded by the coding sequence ATGAACGAGGTAGATATCCAATCTAAATTCCAGAGTCTTTCCCCAGAATTAAAAAAAGAAGTTTTAGATTATATTGACTTTCTTATATCAAGAAATAAAAACAAAAAACAAAAAACAAAAAAACTTACTTTTGAGTGGCAGGGCAAATTGTCAGATCTTAAAGAGGAATTTACTTCTGTCGAGCTTCAGCACAAGGCTTTAGAGTGGCGCTAA
- a CDS encoding PIN domain-containing protein, translated as MESKKSRKCKEFIDHNIEEVIISDFSLHSIGVILLRYEKEEAFNVFIRDIAPTFKILSLPLSVYANIYELKRDYDLDFDDAYNFKISEFFNLILVTLDKDFDIIKDADILFL; from the coding sequence ATTGAATCAAAGAAAAGCAGAAAATGTAAAGAATTTATAGATCATAATATAGAAGAAGTGATCATAAGTGATTTTTCTTTACACTCAATAGGGGTTATTTTACTTAGATACGAAAAGGAAGAAGCTTTCAATGTTTTTATTAGGGATATAGCGCCTACATTTAAAATTTTATCGTTGCCTTTGAGTGTATATGCCAATATTTATGAATTGAAAAGAGACTATGACTTAGATTTTGACGATGCTTATAATTTTAAAATTTCAGAATTCTTTAATCTAATTCTAGTTACACTGGACAAGGATTTTGACATAATAAAAGATGCAGATATTTTATTCTTATAA
- a CDS encoding inositol-3-phosphate synthase, with product MGEIRVAIAGLGNCASSLVQGIEYYRNNGTKQVIGLMHENLGGYRPHDLKFVVAFDIDKRKVGKDISEAIFQSPNCTKTIYKDVPNLGAKVMMGPVLDGFAAHMDNYSEEKRFIVSDEKPCDVVSELKKHKVDVLINYMPVGSENATKFYAEAALEAGVAFVNCMPVFIASNDEWAKRFEERGIPIVGDDIKSQLGATIVHRVLTKLFQDRGVIVDRTYQLNTGGNTDFLNMLEKERLKSKKISKTEAVQSQLDIPLHPDNIHIGPSDYVPWLNDNKLCFLRIEGRGFGDIPLNLELRLSVEDSPNSAGVAIDAIRCAKLGLDRKIGGPLTSISSYTMKHPLIQYSDSEAKIKVEDFISGKIER from the coding sequence ATGGGAGAAATTAGGGTTGCAATTGCTGGACTTGGTAATTGTGCTTCATCACTTGTTCAAGGAATTGAATATTATAGAAACAATGGCACAAAACAGGTAATTGGTTTGATGCATGAGAATTTGGGGGGCTACAGACCACATGACCTTAAATTTGTCGTTGCATTTGATATAGATAAAAGAAAAGTTGGAAAGGATATAAGCGAAGCTATATTCCAAAGCCCAAACTGCACGAAAACTATCTACAAGGACGTCCCAAATTTAGGGGCAAAGGTAATGATGGGCCCTGTCCTAGATGGATTTGCTGCCCACATGGACAACTATTCTGAAGAGAAAAGATTTATAGTTTCAGATGAGAAGCCTTGTGACGTTGTTTCTGAACTAAAGAAACACAAAGTAGATGTTCTTATAAATTACATGCCAGTTGGCTCGGAAAATGCAACAAAGTTCTACGCCGAAGCTGCACTTGAAGCAGGCGTTGCATTTGTTAACTGTATGCCAGTTTTCATTGCTTCAAATGATGAATGGGCAAAAAGATTCGAAGAGAGAGGCATACCAATTGTTGGGGACGATATCAAATCTCAACTTGGTGCAACAATTGTCCACAGAGTTCTTACTAAACTATTCCAAGACAGAGGAGTAATTGTTGATAGAACTTACCAGTTAAATACTGGAGGAAACACTGACTTCTTAAACATGCTTGAAAAGGAAAGATTAAAATCCAAGAAGATATCTAAGACCGAAGCGGTACAATCTCAGCTTGACATACCCTTACATCCAGACAACATCCACATTGGGCCATCTGACTATGTTCCCTGGTTAAATGATAATAAACTCTGTTTCTTAAGGATTGAAGGAAGAGGTTTTGGGGATATCCCATTGAACTTAGAGCTTAGACTTTCAGTAGAAGATTCACCAAACTCTGCAGGTGTTGCAATTGATGCAATTAGATGTGCAAAGCTTGGGCTTGATAGGAAGATAGGCGGGCCATTGACATCAATTTCAAGCTACACAATGAAGCATCCATTGATTCAATACTCAGACTCTGAGGCAAAGATTAAGGTCGAAGACTTTATTTCTGGAAAGATCGAGCGCTAA
- a CDS encoding PadR family transcriptional regulator, producing MPLNRLKKKLTTEVLWIYILSLLSNKPMYAYEVKNEIEKNFSFAPARITSYIVLYNLEKGGYVTSEWEDSEHGRPNRKYYIITDSGKELLKEGKSFIKLVFSKIG from the coding sequence ATGCCACTTAATAGACTCAAAAAAAAGCTAACAACTGAAGTTCTGTGGATATACATCCTAAGTCTTTTGTCAAACAAGCCAATGTATGCCTATGAAGTTAAAAATGAGATAGAAAAAAACTTTTCATTTGCACCGGCTAGGATAACAAGCTATATTGTTCTGTACAACCTTGAAAAGGGGGGCTATGTTACCTCAGAATGGGAGGATTCAGAGCACGGAAGGCCAAATAGGAAATACTATATAATAACAGATTCTGGGAAAGAACTCTTAAAAGAGGGAAAAAGTTTCATAAAACTAGTCTTTTCAAAGATCGGATAG
- a CDS encoding PQQ-binding-like beta-propeller repeat protein, which yields MKKLITLLLIFGILASSGVIFAEETSDPVIWKSKINSWVPFVTTTSNGSFTAASSLDGSFYIFDKSGNVLWTYTPAHRVTSISLSEDISQVSVVTGERVYVYNSSGEFLTSYKSVKGGFMTITPDGEYIGGSSSNVYAMVYKDGRPSWDYRTEGKVNDLSLTPDGETLAVASSDNHVYLLRSGLLLWKHDVKAPVISVAVTPDSSYLVCGTGNFEFKEGETSKDFKIYLFDGTGKLLWSKVIGHTVSSVSITPDGSYIAIGSWDKKVHIYSKSGEHLREFKTEGNVWSVSITPDGKNVVAGSTDAYVYFLDVESMSKPEKSSSFNPIYIAILILIIFAAGALIYTKKLKKK from the coding sequence ATGAAGAAATTAATAACCTTATTGTTAATTTTTGGAATACTTGCTTCTTCTGGCGTTATATTTGCTGAAGAAACTTCTGACCCAGTAATATGGAAATCAAAGATAAATAGCTGGGTACCTTTTGTCACAACAACTTCAAATGGTTCATTTACTGCAGCAAGCTCTCTTGACGGGTCATTTTATATATTTGACAAATCAGGAAATGTTTTATGGACTTATACTCCGGCACATAGAGTAACTTCCATATCACTATCAGAAGATATTTCTCAAGTTTCTGTTGTCACTGGTGAAAGAGTATATGTATACAATTCCTCTGGAGAATTTTTGACCAGTTATAAATCTGTAAAAGGAGGATTCATGACAATAACTCCAGATGGCGAGTATATTGGAGGAAGTTCATCAAATGTGTATGCGATGGTTTACAAGGATGGAAGGCCATCATGGGACTATCGAACAGAAGGCAAGGTTAATGACTTATCTCTTACCCCAGATGGCGAGACACTTGCAGTTGCTTCATCAGATAATCATGTTTATCTCCTTAGATCAGGATTACTCTTATGGAAGCATGATGTCAAAGCCCCAGTAATTTCTGTCGCAGTTACCCCTGATTCTTCATATTTAGTGTGTGGAACAGGAAATTTTGAATTTAAAGAAGGAGAAACTTCCAAGGACTTCAAGATCTATTTATTTGATGGAACTGGAAAACTACTTTGGAGCAAAGTTATAGGTCACACTGTATCTTCCGTCTCAATAACGCCTGATGGATCATATATCGCAATAGGTTCATGGGACAAAAAAGTTCATATTTATTCAAAATCAGGAGAGCACTTAAGAGAATTTAAAACCGAAGGAAATGTCTGGTCAGTTTCAATAACTCCTGACGGTAAAAACGTTGTGGCGGGTTCCACTGATGCATATGTATATTTCTTAGATGTAGAGTCAATGTCTAAGCCTGAGAAGAGCTCATCGTTTAATCCAATTTACATAGCAATTCTTATTTTGATAATTTTCGCAGCCGGGGCTTTAATCTACACAAAGAAACTCAAGAAGAAATAA